A genomic stretch from Moraxella nasicaprae includes:
- a CDS encoding collagen-flanked surface repeat-containing protein, translating into MNKAYRVVFNHATQTWTAVAEFAKAKGKTKSLKLSAVAIAIASASTVVQAQGLIPEGGTSPDAPDGSELPTVTAELPQVDGLAHYFHAYNGSNAGGDTTTNLGPVHKAAGATGLYAITGGVNATAPAAQSIALGYNVTTAADAHSAIAVGTNANAKGATSIAIGLDAHTEVEGTNHIAIGQNATANAGQKSFTAIAIGPNANATGRNSIAIGIGSFTTHDASLAIGTGYAEAKGQGTTAIGNSAHAIGQGATAVGLQAKATNSSAAAYGPNAVASNDSSIAMGLLSNSSGVASVVVGRESHATQFGSVAISYKANARSSDAIAIGRESNASGLSTIAMGNAAVSPGTYATTVGTLSNGSGAQSTVIGAASTASGNYATALGTQAVASGESAISAGLNSIASGKNSIAIGGLANAAAETRTTATGEDAIAVGRGSQATGASSIAVGVGNLVSGNNSGAFGAPNIVTSDQSYAVGNNNTVDSLDTFVLGNGVGRADDLTTKLEGTTVANSVYLGKDSEAATGALGNAYTTSEGVAQVDKNRRTRTIAKTAATGEYKGSTFNSNFVRSTSKSDTDYSIAATDTTFTYAKSGDPAGVQIDDYQGKTPVGVVTVGSAGEERRIVNVAAGLVSEASTDAVNGSQLFAVMNQAARPITFTGNNNADTGSNGTEQILGTSLRITGATSKFSGARSTDARVDGDFSAKNVATVVSNGEVQIQIAKNPEFDTVNLTTSVLADPAPTANTAPTENLTKAVSLGDVLKTGWNLEAEDTAADFVKPYDTVNFKAAEKGAIEIAEAADSTDEKTNITFKVKTDDKTIKVNDAGQLEAVIPEVSAGTFKADENGSLAPTAGDENKPASVQGVANAVNASYWNINTSQDGENEAKVGDGKVNPSNDVVINGAGAVKVTAGTSTDSKYVIDVAVATDDTTVEVKDGKIAAKTATLAAAPTDNPAAPEAGTILAGDAPTALTTAQNVADMINAAAWKATSAATAKGTNEGTSVELVNAGDTVTFEADEGVKIVQDAGKFTFSVKTDGTTTEINEKGEIVAKLPKTADVTNVAEGQDNAGSVTSPSEEDGANLVNATTLAKAINDSGFTVTTDLAGGERKGAAATKELVKAGETVTFKAGTNLAIEQDGQNITYSTVMNPTFNNVTTGGDTVVNEDGSVTVTNPIFMGKTADGKNAITGLNSTLPAFNTNPAETKAPTLTETQLGSAATLNDVLNAGWNLQNNGEAKDFVKPYDTVNFVDGAGTTATVEVKADGTVADVRYDVKVDDTTTRINNRGEIEAIQPVAGTFKADENGSLAPTAGDENKPASVQGVADAVNASYWNINTSQDGANEAKVGDGKVNPSNDVVINGKDAVKVTAGTSTDNKYVIDVAVATDDSTVKIVDGKLTAVQPQTAVLSNAADGKVNPAEASPEAKKALEDAQAALAALPEDATEEAKKAAQDAVDAAQANIDNAGNALATAQNVADAINNSGFTLKTSANGGEKDAASTGDELINPADTVEMIAGKNLTVKQEADGKITYATAENVSFTEIKVAAPKEDGSAGDNPITIANNTITGLNKYFDVPTGATPVTPKPTDEVTLGRAATIADVLNTGWNLQRDGNAVDVVTPYNTVNFTSFKKDGQVPQGIDITHDTDNDLSNVRFAVKVDGKTVKLNDKGEIEAIGPVSTIVKNEGEDSYTITISNPDGSTATATIRNGKDGVDGKSPTAVVAKDGNTATITITNSDGTTTTATVADGEKGEKGDKGDKGDNGLDGKSPTAVVAKDGNTATITITNSDGTTTTATVADGEKGEKGDKGDKGDNGLDGKSPTAVVAKDGNTATITITNSDGTTTTATVVDGEKGEKGDKGDNGLDGKSPTAVVAKDGNTATITITNSDGTTTTATVVDGEKGEKGDKGDKGDNGLDGKSPTAVVAKDGNTATITITNSDGTTTTATVADGAKGDKGDKGDNGLDGKSPTAVVAKDGNTATITITNSDGTTTTATVADGAKGDKGDKGDNGLDGKSPTAVVAKDGNTATITITNSDGTTTTATVADGAKGDKGDKGDKGDNGLDGKSPTAVVAKDGNTATITITNSDGTTTTATIADGKDGADGKSYIGEDVAVQDLIKAPVGPEYSDEQPKAPETTPNTPATQNDVLNAGWQLKENGKNKDVVTPYDSVNFADGKGTTVSINTAGDKPSNNTVTVNVDTADITPVTEGDKSGSVTGPVSPALVDAVANAQKALEALPEDATDAEREAAQQAVDNAQKALDKAANKVATAQNVADAINASGWKATSGKTGSGELAAEPTKELINPSDTVTFQAGDNMVIEQKGDVFTYSVNPDVKLNSAQIGGNGTDPKAADYKAPITIGTTPAANGQPAKNVIGNLDITIDKPETATGAKPADLAEGKPALNNAATLGDVLNAGWNLQGNGEDKDAVTAYDTVNFVDGKGTKAVVDSKDGVSTVTFDIDAGTISGNQNGSVSGPVQAAQTALADAEKALVNLPANATPEQKAAAQKAVDAAKANVVNAGNQVATAQNVADAINASGFTLKTSANGGEKISGEDELINPADTVDLAAGKNLTVKQEANGKVTYATAENVSFTEIKVAAPKADGTAGDNPITIANNAITGLNSTLPETTSTGKAPTVAQAAPQNVDNSKAATLGDVLNTGFNVQGNGAAKDFVKPYDTINFVDGKGTAAKVESNGVATTVTFDVKTADTDTVKLGVDKAGNLVANANTSPITNAANGSVNTPAAPNALATAGDVAKAINGSGFTLTAQGANGSIVNPGETVDMKNTDGNIAITKDAASNDVVYNLNPTINVTNVNANGTVTAGNLTVQPNGNVNMGGNRIQNVAPGVADTDAVNVSQLKGAINNAIAPINNRLDDIDDNYRAGIAGSAALVNIPQVTRPGANLLGVGLGHFKGESAVAVGFSSASDNERLIFKISGSANTQGDYSIGSGMGWQW; encoded by the coding sequence ATGAACAAAGCGTATAGAGTGGTGTTTAACCACGCCACCCAAACTTGGACTGCGGTTGCAGAATTTGCCAAAGCAAAAGGCAAAACCAAGTCATTGAAACTGTCTGCGGTAGCGATTGCGATTGCTTCTGCATCGACTGTTGTGCAAGCACAAGGTCTGATTCCAGAAGGTGGTACCAGTCCAGATGCTCCCGATGGTTCAGAGTTGCCAACTGTAACTGCTGAACTTCCTCAGGTTGATGGTCTTGCCCATTATTTCCACGCATATAACGGCAGTAATGCTGGTGGTGATACCACGACCAACCTAGGCCCTGTCCATAAGGCTGCTGGTGCAACTGGTCTGTACGCCATCACAGGTGGTGTCAATGCGACTGCACCAGCTGCACAGTCTATCGCCCTAGGCTATAATGTGACTACTGCGGCAGACGCTCACTCAGCCATCGCTGTGGGTACGAATGCGAACGCCAAAGGTGCAACCTCTATCGCCATTGGTCTAGATGCACATACTGAGGTTGAAGGTACTAACCACATCGCCATCGGTCAGAATGCAACTGCCAACGCTGGTCAAAAGAGCTTCACTGCCATCGCCATCGGTCCAAATGCAAACGCCACAGGTAGAAACTCTATCGCCATCGGTATCGGCTCATTCACCACACATGATGCCTCGCTTGCCATCGGTACAGGGTATGCAGAAGCCAAAGGTCAAGGCACGACCGCCATTGGTAACAGTGCTCACGCCATCGGTCAAGGTGCAACTGCCGTAGGTCTGCAAGCTAAAGCAACCAATAGTAGTGCTGCCGCCTATGGTCCAAACGCTGTGGCATCAAATGACTCGTCTATCGCCATGGGTCTATTGTCTAATTCTTCTGGTGTTGCCTCTGTGGTTGTTGGTCGTGAGTCTCACGCTACTCAATTTGGTAGTGTTGCCATCTCTTACAAAGCAAACGCTCGAAGTTCTGACGCCATCGCCATTGGTCGTGAGTCTAATGCTAGTGGCCTAAGCACCATTGCCATGGGTAATGCAGCCGTCTCTCCAGGTACTTATGCAACTACTGTTGGTACGCTATCGAACGGTTCAGGTGCTCAATCTACCGTCATCGGTGCTGCTTCTACCGCTTCTGGCAACTATGCGACCGCATTGGGTACTCAGGCAGTGGCAAGCGGTGAGTCTGCCATCTCAGCAGGTCTAAACTCTATCGCCTCTGGCAAAAACTCTATCGCCATCGGCGGTCTGGCTAATGCAGCCGCTGAGACACGCACCACCGCAACTGGCGAAGATGCCATCGCTGTTGGTCGTGGCTCTCAGGCAACTGGTGCTAGCTCAATCGCTGTGGGCGTGGGCAACCTAGTCTCTGGTAACAACTCTGGTGCATTCGGTGCCCCGAACATCGTGACCAGCGACCAATCTTATGCCGTGGGTAACAACAACACCGTAGATTCACTAGACACCTTCGTTCTAGGTAATGGTGTGGGTCGTGCAGACGATTTGACCACCAAACTAGAAGGCACTACCGTTGCAAACTCAGTCTATCTAGGTAAAGACTCGGAAGCCGCGACTGGTGCATTGGGCAATGCTTACACTACTTCTGAGGGCGTGGCTCAGGTGGACAAAAACCGTCGTACCAGAACCATCGCTAAGACAGCGGCGACTGGCGAGTACAAAGGCTCAACCTTTAACTCAAACTTCGTCAGAAGCACCTCAAAATCAGACACTGATTATAGCATCGCAGCGACTGACACCACATTCACCTATGCTAAGTCAGGTGACCCAGCAGGTGTGCAGATTGATGACTATCAAGGTAAGACACCAGTTGGCGTCGTGACCGTTGGTTCGGCAGGCGAAGAACGCCGTATCGTCAATGTGGCAGCAGGTCTGGTATCAGAAGCATCAACTGATGCAGTGAATGGCTCTCAGCTATTTGCCGTGATGAACCAAGCAGCTCGTCCAATCACCTTTACTGGTAACAACAATGCTGACACAGGCAGCAATGGTACTGAACAAATCCTAGGTACTTCATTGCGTATCACTGGTGCAACTTCTAAGTTTAGCGGTGCTCGTAGCACTGATGCTCGTGTTGATGGTGATTTTAGTGCCAAGAATGTGGCGACTGTTGTATCAAATGGCGAAGTCCAAATCCAAATCGCCAAAAACCCAGAGTTTGATACAGTTAATCTGACCACTTCTGTATTGGCAGACCCTGCACCAACAGCAAACACTGCACCGACAGAAAACCTAACCAAAGCAGTATCTTTGGGCGATGTCCTAAAAACTGGCTGGAACTTGGAAGCAGAAGATACAGCGGCTGACTTTGTGAAGCCATACGACACAGTGAACTTCAAAGCAGCTGAAAAAGGTGCTATCGAAATCGCAGAAGCTGCTGACAGCACTGATGAGAAGACCAACATCACCTTCAAAGTAAAAACTGATGACAAGACCATCAAAGTTAATGATGCAGGTCAGTTAGAAGCCGTCATTCCAGAAGTTTCTGCTGGTACATTCAAAGCTGACGAAAATGGTTCACTTGCTCCAACAGCAGGCGATGAGAACAAGCCAGCCAGCGTTCAAGGCGTTGCCAATGCGGTTAATGCTTCTTACTGGAACATCAACACTTCACAAGACGGTGAAAACGAAGCCAAAGTTGGCGATGGTAAAGTAAATCCATCAAATGATGTTGTCATCAATGGTGCAGGTGCAGTTAAAGTAACTGCTGGCACTTCTACTGACAGCAAATATGTGATTGATGTTGCTGTGGCAACTGACGACACGACTGTTGAAGTTAAAGATGGTAAGATTGCAGCGAAGACTGCTACCTTGGCAGCAGCTCCAACCGACAATCCAGCAGCACCAGAAGCAGGTACTATCCTAGCTGGCGACGCTCCAACTGCCTTGACCACTGCTCAAAATGTTGCAGACATGATTAACGCAGCAGCGTGGAAAGCAACTTCTGCGGCAACCGCAAAAGGTACTAACGAAGGTACTTCTGTTGAGCTAGTCAACGCTGGCGATACAGTAACTTTCGAAGCTGATGAAGGCGTGAAAATCGTTCAAGACGCAGGCAAGTTCACTTTCTCTGTGAAGACTGACGGTACAACTACCGAAATCAATGAGAAGGGCGAAATCGTTGCTAAGCTACCAAAAACTGCTGATGTAACCAATGTTGCAGAAGGTCAAGATAACGCAGGTTCTGTCACTTCTCCAAGTGAAGAAGACGGTGCAAACCTAGTGAACGCCACTACTTTGGCAAAAGCCATCAATGATTCTGGCTTCACAGTAACGACCGACCTAGCTGGCGGTGAGCGTAAAGGTGCTGCGGCAACCAAAGAATTGGTGAAAGCTGGCGAAACCGTGACTTTCAAAGCTGGTACTAACCTAGCCATCGAGCAAGACGGTCAAAACATCACTTATTCTACTGTGATGAACCCAACCTTTAACAATGTAACCACTGGTGGTGACACTGTTGTTAATGAAGATGGTTCTGTGACTGTGACCAACCCAATCTTTATGGGCAAAACTGCTGACGGCAAAAACGCCATCACTGGTCTAAACAGCACACTACCTGCGTTCAACACCAACCCAGCTGAAACCAAAGCACCTACTTTGACTGAAACTCAGCTAGGCTCAGCAGCGACTCTAAATGATGTCCTAAATGCTGGTTGGAACTTGCAAAACAATGGCGAAGCCAAAGACTTCGTGAAGCCATACGACACCGTAAACTTCGTTGATGGTGCAGGCACAACTGCAACTGTGGAAGTAAAAGCTGATGGCACAGTCGCTGATGTGAGATACGATGTGAAAGTGGACGACACGACTACTCGTATCAATAATAGAGGCGAAATTGAAGCGATTCAGCCAGTTGCTGGTACATTCAAAGCTGACGAAAATGGTTCACTTGCTCCAACAGCAGGCGATGAGAACAAGCCAGCCAGCGTTCAAGGCGTTGCTGATGCGGTTAATGCTTCTTACTGGAACATCAACACGTCACAAGACGGTGCAAACGAAGCCAAAGTGGGCGACGGTAAAGTAAATCCATCAAACGATGTTGTCATCAATGGTAAAGACGCAGTTAAAGTAACTGCTGGTACTTCTACTGACAACAAATATGTGATTGATGTTGCTGTGGCAACTGACGACAGCACAGTAAAAATCGTCGATGGTAAATTGACTGCGGTACAACCACAAACTGCGGTACTATCAAACGCGGCTGATGGTAAAGTAAACCCAGCAGAAGCTAGCCCAGAAGCGAAAAAAGCTCTAGAAGATGCACAAGCTGCATTGGCTGCTCTACCTGAAGATGCAACCGAAGAAGCGAAGAAAGCAGCACAAGACGCTGTTGATGCGGCACAAGCTAACATCGACAACGCTGGTAACGCTTTGGCTACCGCTCAAAATGTGGCTGACGCAATCAATAACTCTGGCTTTACTTTGAAAACTTCTGCAAACGGTGGTGAGAAAGATGCTGCTTCAACTGGTGATGAGCTAATCAACCCAGCTGACACCGTTGAGATGATTGCTGGTAAGAACCTAACTGTGAAGCAAGAAGCTGACGGTAAGATTACTTACGCAACTGCTGAAAATGTGTCATTCACAGAAATCAAAGTGGCCGCACCAAAAGAAGATGGAAGTGCTGGCGATAATCCTATCACCATCGCTAACAACACCATCACTGGTTTGAACAAATACTTTGATGTACCAACTGGTGCAACACCTGTAACACCAAAACCAACTGATGAAGTCACCTTGGGTCGTGCAGCAACCATCGCTGATGTCCTAAATACTGGTTGGAACTTACAGCGTGACGGTAATGCTGTTGATGTGGTAACACCATACAACACTGTAAACTTTACTTCATTCAAGAAAGATGGTCAAGTACCACAAGGTATCGATATTACACACGATACTGACAATGATTTGAGCAATGTTCGCTTTGCAGTAAAAGTTGACGGTAAGACTGTTAAACTAAATGATAAAGGCGAAATCGAAGCAATTGGTCCTGTAAGCACTATCGTGAAGAACGAGGGTGAAGATTCTTACACCATCACCATCTCTAATCCAGATGGCTCTACAGCTACTGCAACCATCAGAAATGGTAAAGATGGCGTAGATGGCAAGTCTCCAACTGCTGTTGTTGCTAAAGACGGCAACACCGCTACCATCACCATCACTAACTCTGATGGCACCACCACTACTGCTACCGTTGCTGACGGTGAAAAAGGTGAGAAAGGCGACAAGGGTGATAAAGGTGACAATGGTCTAGATGGCAAGTCTCCAACTGCTGTTGTTGCTAAAGACGGCAACACCGCTACCATCACCATCACTAACTCTGATGGCACCACCACTACTGCTACCGTTGCTGACGGTGAAAAAGGTGAGAAAGGCGACAAGGGTGATAAAGGTGACAATGGTCTAGATGGCAAGTCTCCAACTGCTGTTGTTGCTAAAGACGGCAACACCGCTACCATCACCATCACTAACTCTGATGGCACCACTACTACTGCTACTGTAGTTGACGGTGAAAAAGGTGAGAAAGGTGATAAAGGTGACAATGGTCTAGATGGCAAGTCTCCAACTGCTGTTGTTGCTAAAGACGGCAACACCGCTACCATCACCATCACTAACTCTGATGGCACCACTACTACTGCTACTGTAGTTGACGGTGAAAAAGGTGAGAAAGGCGACAAGGGTGATAAAGGTGACAATGGTCTAGATGGCAAGTCTCCAACTGCTGTTGTTGCTAAAGACGGCAACACCGCTACCATCACCATCACTAACTCTGATGGCACTACTACTACTGCGACTGTAGCTGACGGTGCTAAAGGTGACAAAGGTGACAAAGGTGACAATGGTCTAGACGGCAAGTCTCCAACTGCTGTTGTGGCTAAAGACGGTAACACCGCTACCATCACCATCACTAACTCTGATGGCACTACTACTACTGCGACTGTAGCTGACGGTGCTAAAGGTGACAAAGGTGACAAAGGTGACAATGGTCTAGACGGCAAGTCTCCAACTGCTGTTGTGGCTAAAGACGGTAACACCGCTACCATCACCATCACTAACTCTGATGGCACTACTACTACTGCGACTGTAGCTGACGGTGCTAAAGGTGACAAAGGTGACAAAGGTGACAAAGGTGACAATGGTCTAGACGGCAAGTCTCCAACTGCTGTTGTGGCTAAAGACGGTAACACCGCTACCATCACCATCACTAACTCTGATGGCACTACTACTACTGCGACCATCGCTGATGGTAAAGACGGTGCAGATGGTAAGAGCTACATCGGTGAAGATGTTGCTGTTCAAGACTTGATCAAAGCACCTGTTGGTCCTGAGTATTCAGATGAGCAACCAAAAGCACCTGAAACTACGCCTAACACTCCAGCGACTCAAAATGATGTCCTAAATGCTGGCTGGCAGCTAAAAGAAAATGGCAAGAATAAAGATGTGGTAACGCCATACGATTCTGTTAATTTTGCTGATGGCAAAGGCACAACAGTAAGCATCAACACCGCTGGTGACAAGCCAAGCAATAACACAGTGACTGTTAATGTTGACACTGCTGATATTACGCCTGTTACAGAGGGTGACAAATCAGGTTCTGTTACTGGTCCTGTAAGCCCTGCATTGGTAGATGCAGTTGCAAATGCTCAAAAAGCACTAGAAGCACTTCCAGAAGATGCGACAGATGCAGAGCGTGAAGCGGCTCAGCAAGCAGTAGACAATGCTCAAAAAGCATTGGATAAAGCAGCAAACAAAGTTGCAACTGCTCAAAATGTGGCTGACGCAATCAACGCATCTGGCTGGAAAGCAACTTCTGGTAAGACTGGCTCAGGTGAATTGGCAGCTGAACCAACCAAAGAGCTAATCAACCCATCTGACACCGTTACCTTCCAAGCTGGGGATAACATGGTGATTGAGCAAAAAGGTGATGTATTCACATACTCTGTTAACCCAGATGTGAAGCTAAACTCTGCTCAAATTGGTGGTAATGGCACTGATCCAAAAGCAGCTGATTACAAGGCTCCGATTACCATCGGTACAACACCAGCAGCAAATGGTCAGCCTGCGAAGAATGTCATCGGTAACCTTGACATCACAATCGACAAGCCAGAAACAGCAACTGGTGCTAAGCCTGCCGACCTAGCAGAAGGCAAGCCTGCATTGAACAATGCTGCAACACTAGGCGATGTCCTAAATGCTGGCTGGAACTTGCAAGGCAACGGCGAAGATAAAGATGCAGTAACTGCATACGACACCGTAAACTTTGTTGATGGTAAAGGCACTAAAGCTGTTGTAGATAGCAAAGATGGTGTAAGCACAGTAACATTTGATATTGATGCTGGCACAATCTCAGGCAACCAAAACGGCTCAGTAAGCGGTCCTGTACAAGCAGCTCAAACTGCATTGGCAGACGCAGAAAAAGCATTGGTGAACCTACCAGCAAATGCAACTCCTGAGCAAAAAGCAGCAGCTCAAAAAGCAGTTGATGCAGCTAAGGCAAATGTTGTAAATGCAGGCAACCAAGTTGCAACCGCTCAAAATGTGGCTGACGCAATCAATGCATCTGGCTTCACTTTGAAAACTTCTGCAAACGGTGGCGAGAAAATCTCTGGCGAAGATGAGCTAATCAACCCAGCTGACACCGTTGATTTGGCTGCTGGTAAGAACTTGACTGTGAAGCAAGAAGCTAACGGTAAAGTAACTTACGCAACTGCTGAAAATGTGTCATTCACAGAAATCAAAGTGGCTGCACCAAAAGCAGACGGTACTGCTGGCGATAATCCTATCACCATCGCTAACAACGCCATCACTGGTCTAAACAGCACTCTACCTGAAACCACCAGCACAGGCAAAGCTCCAACAGTTGCACAAGCTGCACCACAAAATGTGGATAACAGCAAAGCAGCTACTTTGGGTGATGTCCTAAATACTGGCTTTAATGTACAAGGCAATGGTGCAGCGAAAGACTTCGTGAAGCCATACGACACCATTAACTTTGTTGATGGCAAAGGTACAGCTGCTAAGGTTGAGTCTAATGGTGTAGCAACAACTGTTACATTTGATGTGAAGACTGCAGACACTGACACAGTCAAGTTGGGTGTAGATAAAGCTGGCAACCTAGTTGCCAATGCAAATACTTCGCCAATCACTAACGCTGCAAATGGTTCGGTAAATACTCCTGCTGCTCCAAATGCACTAGCGACTGCTGGCGATGTGGCTAAGGCAATCAATGGCTCAGGCTTCACATTGACTGCACAAGGTGCTAACGGTTCTATCGTGAACCCAGGTGAAACTGTTGATATGAAGAATACTGACGGTAACATCGCCATCACCAAAGATGCAGCAAGCAATGATGTGGTTTATAATCTAAACCCAACCATCAATGTAACCAATGTGAATGCTAATGGTACTGTAACCGCTGGTAACTTGACTGTTCAGCCAAACGGCAATGTCAATATGGGCGGCAACCGTATCCAGAATGTTGCTCCTGGTGTTGCTGATACCGACGCTGTGAATGTTAGCCAGTTGAAAGGTGCGATCAACAATGCAATCGCTCCAATCAACAACCGTCTAGACGACATCGACGATAACTATCGTGCAGGTATCGCAGGCAGTGCGGCTCTAGTGAACATTCCACAAGTAACTCGCCCAGGTGCGAACTTGCTAGGTGTTGGTCTAGGTCACTTCAAGGGTGAAAGTGCTGTAGCAGTAGGTTTCTCAAGTGCAAGCGACAACGAACGCTTAATCTTCAAAATCTCTGGTAGTGCAAACACTCAAGGCGATTACAGCATCGGCTCAGGTATGGGCTGGCAGTGGTAA
- a CDS encoding OmpA family protein, with the protein MKNILFKALTVSALAAAVTACATTPTKVTKEGTTENPVWPRWDSVTFDKNRGTFPNLASLKEVKAGMTKDQLYHLLGRPHYDEVWRPREWNYLFHFHTPGVGTDGVTTCQFKVLFDKDKFTRSFFWNPVDPVDAVCPPPVQEAAPQVIIKEVAVPAPAPVAPAAPQLQRYTLNADALFRFDKHTVGDMLPQGRQDLDELAARLRTFDQLNAVIVTGHTDFLGTDAYNQRLSQNRARTVTNYLIERGVPANIIRSVGAGETDPVKQCDTKLPRNQLIDCLQPNRRVTVDVDGSGILNP; encoded by the coding sequence ATGAAAAACATTCTGTTTAAAGCCCTAACTGTATCAGCCCTAGCTGCTGCGGTTACTGCTTGTGCCACTACTCCTACCAAAGTCACCAAAGAAGGTACTACTGAAAACCCAGTATGGCCTCGTTGGGATTCTGTGACTTTTGACAAAAATCGTGGTACTTTCCCAAATCTTGCTAGCCTAAAAGAAGTCAAAGCTGGCATGACCAAAGACCAACTATATCATCTACTAGGTCGTCCACACTATGATGAAGTATGGCGTCCTCGTGAGTGGAACTATCTATTCCACTTCCACACCCCAGGTGTTGGTACTGATGGCGTAACTACTTGCCAATTTAAAGTCCTATTTGACAAAGACAAGTTCACTCGTTCATTCTTCTGGAACCCAGTAGATCCAGTTGATGCAGTTTGCCCACCACCAGTACAAGAAGCTGCACCACAAGTCATCATCAAAGAAGTAGCTGTACCAGCACCAGCACCAGTTGCTCCTGCTGCACCACAACTACAACGCTACACGCTAAATGCTGATGCACTATTTAGATTTGACAAGCACACTGTGGGCGACATGCTACCACAAGGTCGTCAAGACCTAGATGAGCTTGCTGCTCGTCTACGCACTTTCGACCAGCTAAACGCTGTCATCGTTACAGGTCATACCGACTTCCTAGGTACTGACGCTTACAACCAACGCCTATCTCAAAACCGTGCTCGCACTGTGACTAACTACCTAATAGAGCGTGGCGTACCAGCAAACATCATTCGTTCTGTTGGTGCTGGCGAAACTGACCCAGTTAAACAATGTGACACCAAACTACCACGCAACCAACTTATCGACTGCTTGCAACCAAACCGTCGTGTGACCGTTGATGTGGATGGCTCTGGTATCCTAAATCCATAA